GCCGCAGGCTTTGGTCTTTTGCTGGCGGTAGGTGCCGCCATGCCGGCGAATGCCGTCACCATGCCGACCCTGACGGTGCCTGCAACCGGACAGTCGGACATCATCCAGGTTCGCGATCACGGTCATGGCCACGGCCATTGGCATCATCACCATAATCGTTGGGGCAGCGGCCATCGGCTGCATGGCTCGGACAGCTATTATGACGACGATTCGGATAGCGGCGTTCTCTTCAAATCTTTTGTGACCGGTACTCTGTTCAACAGGCAGAGTTCACAGAGCTATTACGGCGCTCACGCGCGTGACTGCGCAAGCCGCTATCGCTCTTATCGCGCCTCCGATAACACCTATCAGCCGAGCCGCGGACCGAGGCAGCTGTGCCGTTGAGCGGCAACTTTTTCTGAGCAGGCCGACACTTTTCGCTTGCGTCGGGAAACGCTAAACTCTAAACGAAACAAGCCGTTTCGGCAGGTCGGGGCGTAGCGCAGCCCGGTAGCGCACTTGACTGGGGGTCAAGGGGTCGCTGGTTCGAGTCCAGTCGCCCCGACCATTTATCTCCTTGAACTCCCAATCGAATTCTGAAAATCAGCTACACCAGGACGACGCCTGGCCGGTCCAGCGGCGCGCGAGACCTTCCGACACCATCTGATCGCCGAGCGAGCGCCCCGCGCGCATGGCAATGCGGAGCTTGCCGCCATTCGGGTCGTCGCGACGGCTGCTGCCGGAAAGCACGAAGCTTCCATCGTTGAGAATGGCCTGCAGGCGCAGTTTCGCGGCTACGCCTCTCTGTCTTTCGCTGGGGCAGCGCGCGGCACCGGCGTCCGGGACCTCGATATCGGCCAACTGAATCCGTATGCCATCCTGCCAGAAGGTATTGCCGTCGACGACGCAATTCGTGCCCGAGCCGGCGCCGCATAGCACGAAACGACCGCCGGACTGCGCATGCAAGCCGGGTATCGGCCGTTCGACCGGTATCTTGTTGACCGGCATTGCCACGGGAATGGCGGCGGGCGGTACCGGCAGGACGGATGTTGCGCGCGGCTCCGATGTCACTGCTGCCGTCCTTATTTGCGGCTTTGCCGCCGGCACGGGCGTCTCCCGAGCCATATGCGGCATGCCTGCGACTGTGCCGGCATGCGCCAGCATCGACGGCATATCATTGCGATGCTGATAGGCGTAGATGCCGGCTATCGTTGCCAGGCCGACAACACCCCATAGCCACATCGAATTGCCCGCCTTGGATTGCGGCTTGCGCCGCGTGCGTCGTTTCGCTTTCGCCATGGTATCATCCCTCAATTGCGAGGGGGATTATCGCCGTCATTTCTTACCGATCCGTTGGCTTTGGCGGAGATCATGAACTGCGATGGGGCAAGGCTATTTCGCGGCCCCTGTCGGCGGCTTCAGTTTCACCGCCATCGTCACCTGTCCGTTGATGGAAAGTCTGGTGCCGCGATTGTCTGGATTGTTGACCGAGGTATTGCTCGACAGGGCACTGATCTCGCAGGCATCGGCAATCGTATCGAGCAGGGTGGCGCAGCTGCTTGCGGCAATCTTGTAGAAGGATTTCAACGCCTTCTCCTGCTGCTCGTCGCTGTCGCCATCCGTTATGGGATAGGAGATCGATATTCCCGATTGCACGGAAATATATCCTTCGGGCGGCTGGTGAGGGTTGCGCAGCGGAAGATTCGAAAAATTCTGCGCGAGGGCAGGCAGGGCCGTTGCTGCAAGCGCCAAGCTGAGCGCAGCCCGGATCAGAAATCTGGTCATCATTATATCTCCGTTTTTTCCGCTTGTTGCAGATGCGGATAAAGGCTGGGTGATGCTTTAACTTAAAATTGTACTTTCGATCGAATTTCCGTAGAGTTTACGAATCAGAAATGCGTCGGCCGAAATGCTTCCTTGCCAACCCCATACGCAAGGCGCATAGTCTAATCCTGTCGTCGGGAATAAAACGGGTGCCGGCGAAGTACTGCGTGCTTCTGCCCCACGGACCATGAGACGCGCAAATGCTGGACACACCTATCCATCCACGAGATCTGCCGCTTTTTTCAGACGATCTGGACCGGCTCGAGAAGGTACTGGACACGGTCTGCAAGGATCGTGGCATGAGCCCGCGAAGCCTAGAGGCAGAACGCCTCGGCGCATTGATTATTCAGCTTTATCGCCAGGGCGTAAAGGACGACGCGAAGCTTCTCGCGCTTGCACGGGCTTATTTCTGACGCAGTTGCGTTTTTTTGTGGCCGAAAATCTAATCGATTTAAGCTGATTTCACATAGCAGTAATGATGCTTTATGCCTGTTCGAAGCGGACCGGCCTCCCTATATTTGCTGCGTTGCACAAAGAGATTCGATTTCTCGATGTCACTGCTTCTGGAGAGGAACAGTGCGCGCCAGCCCGCAGCAGAGGAAAAAACCGGCCGTGGCTGACGTGGATAGAAAGGTCCATGATGAATTTTAAAGTTCCGAGCCGGCTTCGCCGCTTGCTCGTCGATTCCGTCGAGCTGCCGCAGCTCAAATTTCCGTTGATGCAGCCGCAATCGCAGCCGTCGCGCCGTCGCGTTTCCACGCGCCCGTCGCCGCAGCGGCTGACGGAAGTTTTGTGGTTTGGCCGCAATCCCGGCGATTTGCGCATGCTCGAATATGTGCCTCCGGGCGTAAAGGGACCGATGCCGCTCGTCGTTGTCCTGCATGGCTGTCATCAGAATGCCGAGGATTTCGATCGCGCGAGCGGGTGGACGGCACTTGCGCGGCAGCATGGATTTGCCGTGCTTTATGCGGAGCAGAAGGCATCGAACAACCCAAATCTCTGTTTCAACTGGTTTCGCCCGAGCATGGTCACGCGCGATCGCGGTGAGCTCGGCTCCATCAGAGAAATGATCGATTTCAGTCGCCGTCTGCATGCGATCGACGATAGCAGGATTTTTGTCATGGGCCTCTCGGCCGGTGGCGCTGTCGCAGCCGCATTGCTCGCGACCTATCCGGAACTCTTTGCCGCAGGCGCCATCATCGGCGGCCTGCCTTTCGGCGCTGCCCGCGATGCCATATCGGCGCTTGACGTCATGAAGCGTGGCTCAAGCCGCCCGGCGGAAAAATGGGGCGAGCTCGTTCGCGAAGTTTCCCCCGAAGCTGCCCGCTATCCGGCCGTCTCCATCTGGCATGGCGATGCCGATGATGTGGTGTCCTTCGCCAATGCCGAGGCATCCGTCGCGCAATGGCTGACCGCACGCGAGCGTCCGCGCACCAAGGGTCGGTTGCGTCTCTTCGAGGGCGGCGAACGGCGCGAATGGCGCGACGACTATGGCCATATGATCCTTGAGCTTGTGACGCTGACCGATTTCGGGCATGGCCTGCCGGTTGGCTCCATTGTTGAAGGCTGGGAGCCGGCAAACAACACCGAACGCTACATCCTGCCTGCAGCCCTCTCTGCGCCCGAAGGGCTTGTCAAAAGCTGGAAGCTCGCGGCCTGAGGCCGGTCGCAAAACCTAAGGCCTGAAGGCGCGAAGCGGCTCTTGGAGATTTCAGACGCTGCGTCAGCCGTCAATCGTCATTGGTGGCATTCAGGTTCTCAGGCCGAATGCCATCATTTTCGGACCAATGCTTGAAGCGAATGCCAGGACCGCCCGTGCCGTCACTGCCGCCGGCGAGGAAAAGCACGCCATGGCTCTCGAGGACGGAGCGAACTGTCGCAAGCGCCCTCATATCCGCCGGGCTGATCCCTGTTTCCAGCGCTTCGATCGCCGAAACCGGGAGTTTGCTCTCGCTGGCAAGCGTCTCCACCGTCAGTCCGAGCATGGCGCGCGCGCCGCGCAATTGTGCTGAAGTAATCATGAGTTAAGTCTATCGCATCGGCTTGAAAAGCGGAACCGATTTCCGACGAAAATCCTCTGCGAGTTTAAAAGGCCGCCGCGCTTTTCTCCCGGCCCTCGCGCTTATCGTCCAAACCGGAATTTGCTACCAACTCCAGCGGGGCAGGGGTGGGGTAGCCGAGCAGGTCGTGATAGATCTTTTCGGTCGCATCCGCCATGCCGGCGAGCGTATATTCATCCTTGCGGCGACGGGCCTCGGCAGTAAAATTCGCCAGCAACGTCGGATCGCCAAGACGTGCCATCGCGGCCGCCAACGCTTCCGGATTATCGCTGTTCGGCACGATGTATCCGTTCTTGCCGTGCTCCAGCACCGTGCGTGCGCCACCGACATCGGCAAGCAGCAGCGGCTTGCCCGCAGCTGCGGCCTCCAGCATCACATAGGACATCGCCTCATAGCGGCTTGGCATGACGACAACATCGAAGGCGTCGATGGCCGTCACCCCCGGCACGCTGCCATCGATGCGGGCGCGATCTTCAAGCCCGGCCCCCTTGATCATCTCTCTTGCTGTGTCGGCCAGCTCACCGATCCCGATCATCAGCAGATGGGCTTGCGGCAATTGGGCTGCTATCCGTGCAAAAGCCGCGATCAGGCGTTCAGGCGCCTTCTGTTGCGTCATCCTGCCGACGAAGCCGAAGAGCAAAGCTTCCTGAGGAATGCCGTATCGTCTGCGGATGGCTGCTCGCTGGCTGAGGGGAGGTGCGTTGACGCCGTTAACGACGACGCGCAGGCGTTTTTCCGGGATGCCGAGCGACAGGGCGTGATTATATTCATCCTGCGAAACGCAGACTAGGCGATCGGTCAGCCATGTCCCGAGAAGACGCTCGATACCGCCATAGATCAAACGGCCTTTCACACCGAGCGTCGGGTCCATGGTGCGGAAGGCATGCGGCGTGTAGAGAACGGGGACACGGCGCCCAGGTAGCCGCAGGCGGGTAAGCGCGCCGGCTTTCGAGCTATGGCCATGGATCAGATCGAACGGCCCATGAGTGGCCGCGATCTTGCGCAGTTGCCACCATGCCGTCAGATCCCAGGGGCCGGGCGCGCGCCGCATGCCAAGCGGAATGACATTGTCCAGGCCGATATTTTCCAGCTCTGCGACGAAAGTGGGCTCGGCGCGCACTGGGGAATAGATAGCGGTCACGGAATGGCCGCGATGCTGCATGGCCCGGCATAGGTCGAGAAAATGTCGCCCGGAGCCACCGCCGCTCGGCTCGAGAACCTGCAGCAACGACAGGCGCTTGACGTTGGTGCGAATGTTCACGATGTAGCTTCCCTTTTGTTCAAGTCACGCTGAAACTTCTGCTCCAGGGCGCCGCAGCCCCAGACGATTCCGATCAACATGTAGAAATGGCGCCAGTGGTCGGTATCGATGACGTTGCCGATGCCGACATGGCCGAGAATGACGATCCAGGCGATCATCAGGTAGGGCTGCCAGGGACGCTCTCTCAGGAGGTTGCGGAAGCCGATATAGATGGTCCAGCAGATCATGCTGATCCACGTTACGAAGCCGATCCAGCCGTAGGTGGTCAGCGTCTTTAGCCAGGTATTATGTTCGTCTTCGCGGAAGATCTGGCCGAAGACCAGCGGCCCGATGCCGAAAGGCCGTTCCATGGACATTTGGAAGCCGATGCTATGGCGTTCGAAGCGGCCGAGATGGCCTCCGTCGTAGCTCTGAACCAGCTGCAGGCGCGTCGAAAACAGGTCGCTGACCTGCGGAAATTGCAGCGCGACGACGAGCAGCACGACCATGAGGATGATGGCCGCCAGCGACATCACCAGAATGCGCAGCCGGAAGGTATTGCTACGGTGCTTCAACAGCATGCAGAAGATCAGCATCGCTGAGGCGAAGGCGAAGAGAGCCCAGGCTGCGCGGGAGAAGGACAGGAAAATGCCGAAGGCGAGCACGAACAGGCAGATGCCCTTGATCGGCGCCTTCTTCAGGTCGCCGATCAGCAGGCCGTGCATGAGGTAGAGGCTCGGCGCCACGAGATAGGGGCCGAAGACGTTCGGATCCTGGAACGCACCCATGGCGCGGTCGTAGCGCGTGAAGATGTCGAAGCCCGGCACGGCATGGAAGTAGCCGAGGATGCCGAGGCTTGCGGTGATCAGCGCTGCCACGACCCAGGTACTGAAGATCAGCTTCAGCCGCTTTTCGTTGTCTTCGGTAATGGCGGCGTAGAAAACGGAGCTCAGCGCCAGGAAGGTGGAAACGGCGATATAGATCGGGCCGTCGAGGTGGTTGCCGGCAGCAAGATCGTGCATCTGCGTGATCGAGAGCATGCCGCCGATATTGAACAGCAGAAACAGCGCCAGTAGTGGCGCGACGCTGCGCGAGATTTTCAGCCCGAGAATGAACCAGGTACCGATCAGAAAAGCGAGCCACAACTCATAAGGCGCCGGCTCGGCGATGACGAAGCCCGACAGGAACACACCGATGACGACGCTGGCCGTACCGACCAGCCGCATGGCGGCAAGTTGCGGCTGCGCGACGCGGGGCGATGGCAGGTCGATCGCGCTCAATAGGCATTTTCCGTATTGAGCAGACGAAACGGCGTCAGGAACAGGATCTTCAAATCGAAGAGCAGCGACCAGTTCTCGATGTAGTACAGATCGTAAGCTGTGCGGAACTTGATCTTGTCGTCGCTGTCGATTTCGCCGCGCCAGCCGTTGATCTGCGCCCAGCCAGTGACGCCGGGCTTGACGCGATGGCGCGCGAAATAGCCTTCGACGACGTCGGCATAGGTGCGGTTATGGCTGGCGGCCAGAACGGCGTGAGGGCGCGGCCCGACAAGCGAGAGGCTGCCGAGCAGTACGTTGAAAAGCTGCGGCAACTCGTCGATCGACGTTTTGCGGATGAAGCGGCCGACGGGGGTGACGCGCGGGTCGTTCTTGGTCACGGCATTGCGCGCCGACGGATCGCTCATATGGGTGTACATCGAGCGGAACTTGAAGACGTTGATGATCTCGTTGTTGAAGCCGTGGCGCTTCTGCATGAAGAAGATCGGCCCTCTCGAGGTTGTCTTCACGGCAATTGCCGCGCCGAGCATGATCGGCCATAGCAAAGCAAGTGCGACCAGGCTGAAGAAGATGTCGAAGATGCGTTTTGCAACGCCATCCCAGTCGCGGATCGGCTTGTTGAAGATGTCGAGCATCGGCACGGCGCCGACATGTGAGTAGGCGCGGGGGCGGAACCGCAGCTTGTTGGCATGGGCCGCCAAGCGAATGTCGACAGGCAGCACCCAAAGCATTTTCAGCAATTGCAGAATGCGATCCTCGGCGCTGATCGGCAACGCGATGATCAGCATGTCTATGCGCACGAGCCGGGCGAATTCGACCAGTTCCGATACCGTGCCCAGCTTCGGGTAACCGGCGACCATGACTGGCGAGCGCTTTTCGCCGCGATCGTCGAAGATGCCGCAGATACGGATATCGTTGTCGGGCTGATGCTCGAGCGCGCGGATGAGCTCCTTTGCCGGTTCGCCGCCGCCGACGATGACGGCGCGCCGCTCCATGACGCCGTTGCGAGCCCAGTGGCGGATACCGTAGGCAAACAGGAGGCGAGCCACGAGAAGGAACCCTGCGCCTGCCGCGAGCCAAAGGCTGAGAAGCGAAAGGGAGTAGATATTGTTGATGTCGAAGGGCAGAAGGGCAATGACCATGACCGCAAAGGCGGCCCCCCAGGACCCGAGAATCCGGTGCAGGAAATGATGCGGCGAGCGCAAGACCGGTATCTGATAGGCATCCGCAATCTGCAGAAAGACGATGGCAAGACCGCAGAGGGCGATCGTCACCACAGTCTTCGACAGGAAAGGATGATTGTCCGACGTACCGAAGAGGAGGATCGCAAGTCCGAATGCGAGTAGCGACAGAAATTCGAACAGCCGGTATTGTCCGACGATGATCGCCGGAGACTGGTTGGTTTCGCGAAGCTGTTCGGCGATTTGCCGCGCATAGGCATTCATGCCATCCGGGCGATCGCTATGAGTCTCGCCGGCACCGCGGGTGCGGATTTCCGAAACCTGCTTGCGAAGATTGTCCAAGTTGAATTGCTCGGACTTTTGGGTAGTGTTCATGGCAGCTTATCCGGTCGTTACCGGACAAGCCCTATCAGATATCAGCTAAGAAACACTTACAACACTTGGCTGTATTCTAACCGTCGCTGTTCAGGCCAAGTATATTTTGATACAGGTGCAAAGTATCCCGTGCCATGGCGGAAGCCGAAAAATTCGATCGTATCGTACCGATATCGGGCATGTTGCGGGCGCCCCATAGCGGCTCGGTGATCGCTTCGGCCATGATGCGCGAGAGATCATCGGCATCTTCCGGTTTGGCGAGTGCGGGGCTGTTTTCGCCAAGTGCTTCCGCAACGCCGCCGACGCGCGAGGCGATGACGGTCTTTCCAGCTGCGAGCGCTTCCAGAACGATATAGGGCATCGCCTCGGCGCGCGAGGGGACGACGATATTCTGTGATACCGTGAAGGCTTCCTGCACGCGCATCGCCGGCAGCATGCCGATACGGTGACCGAGGCCCCGTTCGACCATCATCCGGTGATATTTGTCTCTGTCCGGTCCGTCACCGATCATGAGCGCTGACAGTGGCCTGCCGATCCGGCGCTCCGTTTTTGCAAAGGCGTCCACAAACAGATCGGGACCTTTGAGGTCCCGCAGCATGCCGATATAGACGAAATGCACGGAGTCCGATCGTGTCGGTATGGTGCGAAAATCTCTTTCGCTGATGCCGTTATAGATCATCACAGAGCGGGTGCGCGGCTTGCCGATCTTTCTTTCATAGGTGCGGCGCTCGAAGTCGCAGATAAAGATCAGGCCATCGGTGAGAAACTCGAGCATTCGCTCCAGGCTGTGCACAAGCATGCCCTGGAACGAGCCGCGCGAGAAATGCAGGCTTCCGCCATGCGCTGTATAGAGGCGGGCTACGCGATACCTGTTGACCCGCAGGATCGAGCCGAGAACGCGCGCGAGCAGGCCGCCCTTGGCGCCATGCCCGTGCAGCACATCCGGCCGCAAACTCTTGATTTCTTTATAGCTGCTCCAAAGTGTTGCAGCATCCGAGAGGGTAATTTGCCGTCGGATCGGCAGGCGGACGACGCCAAGAGCCAGGAACGGCGCGATATCGTCGAACAGACGATCCTCATGCTCGCCGCCTGTCAGGCTGTCGCAAAGTATGCCGACCTCGTGGCCCGCTTTGCTCTGTTCTTCCGCCAAATCCCGGACATGGCGGAAGACGCCGCCGACGGGCGATCTGAAGCAATGAAGGATACGAAGCGGTCGGGCCATGAGCGGGCGCGGTTAGAATAACCGCTCTCTGACATAGATGGTGTCGCCCGCCAGCACCGGATCGGAGATGCCGACCCGTCCAGTCATGACATGACCGTTGATCTTGCGGGTGACATCCGCGTTGGATTGGTTGGCCCGGCTGGTGAACCCGCCTGCGACCGCGATGGCATTCTGGATGGTCATGCCCGGCACATAGGAATATTGGCCCGGCTGGCCGACTTCGCCCATAATATAGACCGAGCGATAGCGGTCGATGTCGATGGTGACGTCTGGATCGCGAATATATCCCTGGCGAAGCTTCTGCGCGATCTGGCCGGAGAGCTGCTGCAGTGTGCGGCCGCGGGCAGCGACCTGGCCGATCAGCGGAAAGGCGATATAGCCGGCTTGGTCGACAGTATAGGTGTTGGTCAGCCCGGCTTGATCGAACACCGTGACGCGCAACCGGTCGCCGCTATCAAGGGTATAGGGCTGGATCGTGGCCTCGTTGAAGGCTTTGGGCGCCGGCTGATAGGTGTTGCAGCCGGTGAGCGCGGCGCTCACGGCGGCCATGCCGAGTGCAAGGACAATCTTTGACTTTGCGAAGGGCATTTCGCGCTCATTGGAAAGGGAAGACACTGCCGTCGTTATCGATCCGTTAGGGTTAACGGTCGGTAAAGAGCAAATCAAATTCCAGGAAAAAATTAGAGATGCCAAAAATAATGCTGGCGAAATACTATTAACGCTTGGGTTACCATAGTCGTTTACGATTAATTTTGGCTTTCTATTACGGAGTTTTGCATATGTCCGGTGTCAACAACACCCAGCAGGATGTGGACATCGATCTCGCTCAGCTCTTTCGCGCTGTGTGGCAGCGGCGGGTGCGCGTCGTTGCCATCACGCTGGCAGGCGCCTGCGCGGCATTCGCGATCGCCAAGGTCATGTCGCCGGAATATCGCAGCGAGGCCCGCATCCTCATCGAGCAGCGTGCGCCTGCCTTTGCGGCGACGACATCGGGCAACGATGCCGGTGCCGGACCTCTATTGGACGAGCTGAACATTGCCAGCCAGGTGCAGATCCTGCAGTCGGCGGATCTGGTGAAGCAGGTCATTACCAATCTCAAGCTCTACGATCGTCCCGAATTCGCCGCCGGCAACAACGGTTCTGCTCTCTCTGATATTCTGATCAAGCTGCATCTGAAGCGGACGGCGGCTGACAAGGCCCCTGAAGAGCGGATGCTGGACGCCTTCAACAGCCGCCTGCAGGTCTATCAGATCAACAGCTCGCGCGTGATCGGCATCAGCTTCACGTCCCGCAATCCGGATCTCGCCGCCAGCGTGCCGAACGCGATGGCGCAGGTCTATCTATCCATGCAGAGCGGCGCCAAGCTCGATTCCAACAGCGAGGCGACACGCTGGCTGGAGCCGGAGATCGCCAAGCTGCGCGACAAGGTCAGCGAGGCGGAAAAGAAGGTTGCGGATTATCGTTCCGCCAACGGTCTTCTCCAGACCAGTCAGAACAACAATTTCGCCACGCAGCAGCTCGCGGATATTTCGACGCAGCTGGCGCAGGTGCGTGGCGACAAGGCCAATGCCGAGGCGAGGGCGCAGGCGGTGCGCAGTGCGCTGTCCAGCGGCCGCTCTACCGATACGCTTGCCGATGTCGCAGGCTCGCAAACTATTCAGCGGCTGAAGGCGACCCAGTCTAATCTTGAGTCGCAAATATCGGATCTGTCCACGACGCTGATGGATGGGCATCCGCGGCTGAAGAGCCTGCGGGCGCAGCTGGTCGATATCCGTCAGCAGATCGATCGCGAGACCCAGAGGATTCTGGCAAGCATCGAGAACGAGGCGAAGGTTGCGCAGCTGCGCGAGCAGCAGCTCCTCGCCCAATCGAATACGCTGAAAGCCGACAGCGCCCGGGCAGGGGAGGACGAAGTCGGCCTCAATGCGCTGGAGCGTGAAGCTGCGGCGGAGCGACAATTGCTCGAAACCTATCTCGCCCGTTATCGCGAGGCGGCTTCTCGCGTCGACAAGAATTCCAGCCCTGCCGATGCACGCATCGTTTCCACGGCGGTCGAACCGGTCGATCCGTCTTTCCCGAAGGTCGGCCCGATCGTCGTCGTCGCTACCCTTGCCACCTTCATCCTCACGGCCATCGTTATCATGCTCGCGGAGCTGTTCAGCGGCCGTGCATTGCGGCCGGTCGGACCTGTTCGCAAGGAAGATGCCGTCGCGCTGGAGGCGGCGAAGCGCATTCAACCCATCGCCGAACCGGAGCCGGTTCGGCCAGTTGCGCGAGCAAGCAGCGTCGAGGCGCCCACAAGCATGCTCTCCGTCCCCGTAGAGGAAATCCCGGTTCAGGCTGCGGATACGGTAATTGCTTCGGAGACGGCAATCGCCTTGGACACCGCAATCGCTCCGGATCACGGGCCGAAGCAGGTTGCTCAGGCTGCCACGGATGAAGAGGAAGATTTCTCCATCCAATCCGTCGCGGATTATCTGATCGACAGCGGTTCGCGGCTGGCGATCGCCATATCCCCGACCGGTAACAACGGTTCGACCGCGACCGTCATGCTGGCGCGGACCATTGCCGATGCAGGGAGCCGTATCGTGCTGGTCGATATGACCGGTACTGGATGTCCCTCGAGGCTCATGGCCGAGCATGACGAACTTCCTGGCGTAACCGACCTGCTGTGCGGCGAAGCGGCCTTTGGCGATACGATCCATCCGGATCGCCTGTCGGATGCTCATCTCGTGCCGCAGGGCATGAGCGATCTTGCCCGCGCCATGCGCGGCGCTGACCGTCTGTCGCTGATCCTCGACGCACTGGGTTCGGCCTATGACATCGTTCTGGTGGAGTGTGGCGCGGCCGAAGTCTCCGGCGTCGCGCGGCTGACGCGCAGCAAGGAGACGGAAATCATCCTCTCCATGCCTGAGCCCGATGAAAGCCAGTTCATCTCAGCCATGACGGAATTCCAGAAGGCCGGCTATGAGCATATCATTCTGATGTCCGGCTGGCGTGAGGAGCATGATCCGGATACGCGCCGCGACGCAGCCTGATCAATCCGCGTCACCCCCGCCACCATCCGATGGGGCGCTACCTCCGTGTCGCGCCCGCAGCCGCTGGACGAGGGAATAGAGCTTGCGATTGGATTTGATCGCGACCTTCGTACGCGTGATGACCCGATTCGCCATCGCCACGAGACGTCCCATGCCTGAGACGGGCAGGAAGAGATCATACTGCACCGTTTCCATCGGGCACCAGGAACGCTTGTAAATCTGATCACCGATACCGAAATCGAAGAGCGCGACGCCTTCGCGATGCAGCCGCTCGATCATCAGCCAGAACAGCAATTCGCCGGGGCTTGCTTCCGCAACCAGAGCCTCGTCGATCGAGGCAAACTGGCAGATGACATGATCTCCCTTGCGGGACAGGGCAGCGATGGCCGGAATATGGCCTTCATGCTCGCCTTTCAGGCGCAGCGCATGCATCTGCAGTGTCGCGGCGATGCCATCATCTCGGCGTCGGTGCAACATGGCGTGCAGCGCGGCCTTGATCCGGTCGTCCTTGAACGCATCGGGCAGACCGGCATCCTCGAAGCGGATCGCCTTCTGCCGGAAGAACAGATCGAGCAATGCGTCCTGCTCGTCAGGACCGGCAATCACATATTCGTAGCCGCCTCTGGCATCGAGAAGCCGGCTCTGATGCTTGAACT
The Rhizobium sp. 11515TR DNA segment above includes these coding regions:
- a CDS encoding GumC family protein, whose translation is MSGVNNTQQDVDIDLAQLFRAVWQRRVRVVAITLAGACAAFAIAKVMSPEYRSEARILIEQRAPAFAATTSGNDAGAGPLLDELNIASQVQILQSADLVKQVITNLKLYDRPEFAAGNNGSALSDILIKLHLKRTAADKAPEERMLDAFNSRLQVYQINSSRVIGISFTSRNPDLAASVPNAMAQVYLSMQSGAKLDSNSEATRWLEPEIAKLRDKVSEAEKKVADYRSANGLLQTSQNNNFATQQLADISTQLAQVRGDKANAEARAQAVRSALSSGRSTDTLADVAGSQTIQRLKATQSNLESQISDLSTTLMDGHPRLKSLRAQLVDIRQQIDRETQRILASIENEAKVAQLREQQLLAQSNTLKADSARAGEDEVGLNALEREAAAERQLLETYLARYREAASRVDKNSSPADARIVSTAVEPVDPSFPKVGPIVVVATLATFILTAIVIMLAELFSGRALRPVGPVRKEDAVALEAAKRIQPIAEPEPVRPVARASSVEAPTSMLSVPVEEIPVQAADTVIASETAIALDTAIAPDHGPKQVAQAATDEEEDFSIQSVADYLIDSGSRLAIAISPTGNNGSTATVMLARTIADAGSRIVLVDMTGTGCPSRLMAEHDELPGVTDLLCGEAAFGDTIHPDRLSDAHLVPQGMSDLARAMRGADRLSLILDALGSAYDIVLVECGAAEVSGVARLTRSKETEIILSMPEPDESQFISAMTEFQKAGYEHIILMSGWREEHDPDTRRDAA
- a CDS encoding GNAT family N-acetyltransferase, with product MQTQTRDIAGMAAEAADKRIASIEMEPAAADQLRVDIFDSMALLEAEWRALERDDLNSLHQSYDWCAAWVENLERPLAIIRGSIGDQVAFILPLEIIRSRGTRRAEFIGGPHNNINTGLFSARFLANGELTAAQASAISAALRGKVDVVILRNVPLEWRGRKNPLTSLTSIENQNHAFQMPFLGSFEASLKQVNAKRRRKKFKHQSRLLDARGGYEYVIAGPDEQDALLDLFFRQKAIRFEDAGLPDAFKDDRIKAALHAMLHRRRDDGIAATLQMHALRLKGEHEGHIPAIAALSRKGDHVICQFASIDEALVAEASPGELLFWLMIERLHREGVALFDFGIGDQIYKRSWCPMETVQYDLFLPVSGMGRLVAMANRVITRTKVAIKSNRKLYSLVQRLRARHGGSAPSDGGGGDAD
- a CDS encoding polysaccharide biosynthesis/export family protein → MPFAKSKIVLALGMAAVSAALTGCNTYQPAPKAFNEATIQPYTLDSGDRLRVTVFDQAGLTNTYTVDQAGYIAFPLIGQVAARGRTLQQLSGQIAQKLRQGYIRDPDVTIDIDRYRSVYIMGEVGQPGQYSYVPGMTIQNAIAVAGGFTSRANQSNADVTRKINGHVMTGRVGISDPVLAGDTIYVRERLF